Proteins encoded in a region of the Osmerus mordax isolate fOsmMor3 chromosome 17, fOsmMor3.pri, whole genome shotgun sequence genome:
- the wu:fc23c09 gene encoding wu:fc23c09 → MLKFKLKSLQTKRTSKPLPLPIPKPQLTQPTAHAPLLKHKLKSSQPKSTPKPPQPKSTPKPQLTQPTATATTATATSPAPPPKPKQPAARGKNKKNQQHKKVKNNKSKAVKKVNKSKQMKEEVKEQEITSAPRALLYFHDNYCPPECACYGRVVQCSDKGMDKVPYGIPYNSRYILLMHNRIDSIQLDLLRDYLSMEFLVLSSNQLTDGSVEGAFEGIRALKRLYLDRNLLANVPTDLPPSLEELRLDANLLTGMSEAAWERCPGLLVLSLSNNSLGSGMDSLPAGVLSPLGSLRTLNLDHNQLTSVPLGLPLSVKEMYLRGNLIQQFPGEAFTGSAGLVVLDLSLNLLTNKGLHRSSLLNTTHLESLNLEGNRLKKVPRHLPASIKTLNLEGNLISSISKAAFLGLPSLEHLGLARNRISRVAPGAFRMLPLLHQLDMCHNALQQVPRQLPPGLHSAGLTHNRIRSVPRDAFCWGAPEPALSGLVHVRLEHNLINLAELDARAFRCLRGFQVVHFY, encoded by the exons ATGCTTAAGTTTAAACTCAAATCTCTTCAGACAAAACGTACATCAAAACCCCTACCATTACCTATACCAAAACCCCAGCTCACACAACCAACAGCGCATGCCCCCTTGCTAAAGCATAAACTAAAATCATCACAGCCAAAGTCTACACCCAAACCCCCACAACCAAAGTCTACACCCAAACCCCAGCTCACACAACCAACAGCCACGGCAACAACAGCCACGGCAACAagtccagcccctccacccaagCCGAAGCAACCTGCAGCAAGAGGCAAGAATAAGAAAAACCAGCAACATAAGAAAGTTAAAAACAATAAAAGCAAAGCTGTGAAAAAGGTCAATAAAAGTAAACAGATGAAAGAGGAAGTGAAAGAACAAGAGATCACATCAGCACCAAGAGCACTGCTGTACTTCCACGATAACTACTGCCCCCCAGAGTGTGCCTGTTATGGACG AGTGGTCCAGTGTTCAGACAAAGGCATGGACAAGGTCCCGTATGGAATTCCTTACAATTCCCGCTACATCCTGCTGATGCACAACCGCATCGACAGCATCCAGCTGGACCTGCTCAGAGACTACCTGTCCATGGAGTTCCTTGTCCTGAGCAGCAACCAGCTGACGGATGGCTCCGTGGAGGGGGCCTTCGAGGGGATCCGCGCCCTGAAGCGCCTCTACCTTGACCGGAACCTCCTGGCCAACGTCCCAACCGACCTGCCACCGTCCCTGGAGGAGCTCAGACTCGACGCCAACCTCTTGACCGGGATGTCGGAGGCTGCCTGGGAGAGGTGCCCCGGCCTGCTGGTCCTCAGCCTCAGCAACAACAGCCTGGGGAGCGGGATGGACTCCCTGCCCGCCGGGGTGCTCTCTCCTCTGGGAAGCTTGCGCACCCTCAACCTGGACCACAACCAGCTCACCTCAGTACCGCTGgggctccctctgtctgtcaagGAGATGTACCTGCGAGGGAACCTCATCCAGCAGTTCCCTGGAGAGGCGTTCACCGGGAGCGCAGGACTGGTGGTTCTAGACCTCAGCCTCAACCTTCTGACCAATAAGGGGCTACACAGGAGCTCCCTCCTCAACACCACCCACCTGGAGAGCCTCAACCTAGAGGGCAACCGGCTCAAAAAGGTTCCTCGCCACCTCCCCGCCTCCATCAAAACCCTCAACCTGGAGGGCAACCTCATCAGCTCCATCAGCAAGGCTGCCTTCCTCGGCCTGCCCAGCCTGGAGCACCTCGGTCTGGCCAGGAACCGCATCTCCAGGGTCGCCCCCGGAGCCTTCCGGATGCTTCCGCTGCTGCATCAGCTAGACATGTGTCACAACGCCCTGCAGCAGGTCCCGCGCCAGCTCCCCCCGGGGCTACACTCTGCCGGCCTCACGCACAACCGCATCCGCTCCGTGCCGCGCGACGCCTTCTGCTGGGGCGCGCCTGAGCCGGCCCTCAGCGGCCTGGTCCACGTGCGGCTGGAGCACAACCTCATCAACCTGGCGGAGCTGGACGCACGCGCCTTCAGGTGCCTCCGTGGATTCCAGGTGGTGCATTTCTACTGA